Proteins encoded in a region of the Sparus aurata chromosome 6, fSpaAur1.1, whole genome shotgun sequence genome:
- the grm2b gene encoding glutamate receptor, metabotropic 2b produces MLSVVFCPRSLANSAHYWPLHMLLLELLILGVLPSISRLPPAAKREIILDGDLVIGGLFPVHQKGDGTEDCGKINEARGIQRLEAMLLALDEINSSDRILPGLQLGAHILDTCSKDTYALEQSLDFVRASLTKVQDPGFICPDGSRPIQNEVPLAISGVIGGSYSDVSIQVANLLRLFQIPQISYASTSSKLSDKSRYDYFARTVPPDFYQAKAMAEILRYFNWTYVSTVASEGDYGETGIDAFQQEARTRQICIATSAKVSRSMNRQSYDNVIRALQQKSNAKVVILFTRSEDARELLVAAARMNATFTWVASDGWGAQESVVRGSETAADMAFTIELASYPIREFEDYFTKLNPYTNTRNPWFKEFWEHRFGCSLQEAGCSEKSLRDGTFEQESKIMFVVNAVYAMAYALHNMRQAVCSNTSKVCEAMKPGNGKRFYKEFILKTKFEAPFRPTEAESMVRFDAFGDSISRYNIFHYHKEDGKFVYKKVGYWDHNLTLNNSMVHWRGLSPPTSQCSDPCRKNEVKSMQPGDVCCWICIPCQPYQYLQDEFTCADCSFGQWPLANLTGCYDLPEEYIRWEDAWAIGPVTISCLGILCTLSVVGLFFKHNETPVVKASGRELSYILLLGVLMCYLMTFIYIAKPSTAVCTLRRLGLGTSFAVCYSALLTKTNRIARIFSGVKDGAQRPRFISPASQVAICGALISCQLLVALIWLLVEVPGVRKEVSPERRDVVTLKCNSRDSSMLMSLTYNCILIILCTVYAFKTRKCPENFNEAKFIGFTMYTTCIIWLAFQPIFYVTASDYRVQTTTMCISVSLSGSVVLGCLFAPKVHIILFQPQKNVASLRVTTNRFSATVSASASAPSSSYSKGSASNYVPAVCNGREVVDSTTSSL; encoded by the exons ATGCTGAGTGTTGTGTTCTGCCCCAGGTCTTTGGCCAACTCTGCCCATTACTGGCCTCTTCACATGctcctgctggagctgctgataCTAGGAGTCCTGCCCAGCATCTCCAGATTACCACCCGCAGCCAAACGGGAGATAATTTTGGACGGGGACTTGGTGATCGGAGGCCTGTTCCCGGTGCACCAAAAAGGCGATGGGACGGAGGACTGCGGTAAGATCAATGAGGCGAGGGGGATCCAGAGACTGGAGGCCATGCTGTTGGCACTTGATGAGATTAACTCCAGCGACCGCATCCTTCCTGGGCTCCAGCTGGGAGCCCACATCCTTGACACCTGCTCGAAAGACACATACGCGCTGGAGCAGTCCCTTGATTTTGTCAGAGCCTCCCTCACCAAGGTGCAAGATCCGGGCTTCATCTGCCCGGACGGCTCCAGGCCCATCCAAAACGAGGTTCCACTCGCCATCTCTGGAGTCATTGGAGGATCCTACAGTGATGTTTCCATTCAG GTGGCCAACCTCCTGCGATTGTTCCAGATCCCTCAGATCAGCTACGCCTCCACCAGTTCAAAGCTCAGCGATAAGAGCCGCTATGACTACTTTGCCCGCACAGTGCCTCCTGACTTCTACCAGGCCAAGGCCATGGCTGAGATCCTGCGCTACTTCAACTGGACCTATGTGTCAACAGTGGCATCAGAGGGCGACTACGGTGAGACTGGAATCGATGCCTTCCAGCAGGAGGCTCGCACTCGCCAAATATGCATCGCCACTTCAGCCAAGGTGAGCCGCTCCATGAACCGCCAGAGCTACGACAATGTGATCCGCGCTCTGCAGCAGAAGTCGAACGCCAAGGTGGTCATCTTGTTCACCCGCAGTGAAGATGCCCGTGAGCTGCTGGTAGCCGCCGCCCGCATGAATGCCACCTTCACCTGGGTGGCGAGTGATGGATGGGGAGCTCAGGAGAGTGTGGTGAGAGGCAGCGAGACTGCAGCAGACATGGCTTTCACTATTGAGCTGGCCTCCTACCCAATTAGAGAGTTTGAAGACTACTTCACCAAGCTGAACCCGTACACCAACACAAGGAATCCGTGGTTCAAAGAGTTCTGGGAGCACCGGTTTGGCTGCAGCCTCCAGGAAGCTGGCTGCAGTGAAAAAAGCCTGCGAGATGGCACTTTTGAGCAGGAGTCCAAGATCATGTTTGTGGTAAATGCAGTCTATGCCATGGCCTACGCTCTGCATAACATGAGGCAAGCTGTGTGCTCCAACACATCCAAGGTGTGTGAGGCCATGAAACCAGGTAACGGCAAAAGGTTCTACAAGGAGTTCATCTTGAAGACCAAATTTGAGG CTCCATTCAGACCTACAGAAGCAGAGAGCATGGTGCGCTTCGATGCTTTCGGCGACAGCATCAGCCGCTATAACATCTTTCACTACCACAAAGAGGACGGGAAGTTCGTCTACAAGAAGGTCGGCTACTGGGACCACAACTTGACCCTGAACAACAGCATGGTGCACTGGCGTGGCCTGTCACCGCCCACCTCCCAGTGCAGCGACCCCTGCAGGAAGAACGAGGTGAAGAGTATGCAGCCCGGAGATGTGTGCTGCTGGATCTGTATCCCCTGCCAGCCATACCAGTACCTGCAGGACGAGTTCACCTGTGCGGACTGCAGCTTCGGTCAGTGGCCGCTGGCTAACTTGACCGGCTGCTATGATCTGCCTGAAGAATACATCCGCTGGGAGGATGCCTGGGCCATCGGGCCTGTCACCATCTCCTGCCTTGGTATACTGTGCACTCTGTCAGTGGTGGGCCTGTTCTTCAAGCACAACGAGACGCCTGTGGTTAAAGCAAGTGGCCGTGAACTCTCTTACATCCTCTTGTTGGGAGTGCTGATGTGCTACCTCATGACCTTCATCTACATCGCCAAACCTTCCACCGCTGTTTGCACCCTGCGCCGACTCGGCCTGGGCACCTCCTTCGCAGTGTGCTACTCAGCTCTCCTTACCAAGACCAACCGTATCGCTCGTATCTTCAGCGGCGTGAAAGATGGAGCCCAGCGGCCACGCTTcatcagccccgcctcccaggTGGCGATCTGCGGCGCTCTTATCTCTTGCCAGCTGCTGGTGGCTCTTATCTGGCTGTTGGTGGAGGTGCCAGGGGTTCGGAAGGAGGTGAGCCCGGAGAGGAGAGACGTGGTCACCCTCAAGTGCAACAGCAGGGACTCCAGCATGCTCATGTCACTCACCTACAACtgcatcctcatcatcctctgCACTGTCTACGCCTTCAAGACGCGGAAGTGCCCCGAGAACTTCAACGAGGCCAAGTTCATCGGATTCACCATGTACACCACCTGCATCATCTGGCTCGCCTTCCAGCCCATTTTCTATGTCACTGCCAGCGACTACAGG gTGCAGACCACCACCATGTGCATCTCCGTCAGTCTGAGCGGTTCGGTGGTGCTCGGCTGCCTCTTCGCCCCCAAGGTTCACATCATTCTGTTCCAGCCCCAGAAAAATGTGGCCTCACTCAGAGTCACAACCAACCGCTTCAGTGCCACGGTGTCTGCCTCTGCCTCCGCTCCCAGCTCCAGCTACTCTAAAG gaTCAGCCTCCAACTACGTGCCAGCAGTCTGTAACGGCCGCGAGGTGGTGGACTCTACAACATCCTCTTTGTGA